Proteins encoded together in one Telopea speciosissima isolate NSW1024214 ecotype Mountain lineage chromosome 4, Tspe_v1, whole genome shotgun sequence window:
- the LOC122660470 gene encoding probable serine/threonine-protein kinase PBL7 isoform X1, with protein MGSYNPPLSSTLKFEPIFHSSSSSIVVSLLLFFVILFYNFFFALILVPVFLELMGIRSIVAPPPGLTVQQQHHHHLNSNPQNHHTFRALDISLIVVIPIIISLLLLVAVIILIALLRRLKSTKTTAHGNPTTSSSSRSNNYNNNNNNKNLPQVALRTSLDLGASPEVKRGCLQGANSSLLPSGKLKGRGIQVFTYKELELATEGFKEANVIGSGAYGVVYRATLSDGTVAAIKMLRKEARRGERGFRTEVDLLSRWRSPYLVEMLGYCADQNHRLLIFEFMPNGSLQNHIHPTGSQHQPLNWGTRLKIALDCARALEFLHEHAIPAVIHRNFKCSNVLLDHNFRARASNFGLAKMGPDKISGQLPTALGAAGYMAPEYASMGKLTTKSDVYSYGVVLLELLTGRTPVDTDRLPGEHFLVTWALPRLTNREKVIQMVDPALHGQYSKKELVQVAAIAAVCVQPEADYRPLMADVVQSLIPLVKSLSSTNPSTSSRFYSQILSPRC; from the exons ATGGGGTCATATAATCCACCACTCTCATCCactttgaaatttgaacccatttttcattcttcttcttcttctattgttgtctctcttcttctgttctttgtaatcctattttataattttttttttgcccttatCCTTGTTCCTGTATTTCTGGAGCTTATGGGGATTCGTTCTattgttgctcctcctccaggtCTTACTGTGCAGCAGCAGCATCATCATCACCTGAACTCAAATCCTCAAAACCACCACACTTTTCGAGCATTGGATATCTCCCTCATCGTAGTCATTCCCATTATCATCTCACTTCTCTTGCTTGTTGCTGTGATTATCCTCATTGCACTTCTCCGGAGGCTCAAGTCCACCAAAACCACTGCCCATGGCAATCCCACaaccagcagcagcagcagaagcaacaattacaacaacaacaacaacaacaagaatctTCCCCAGGTCGCTCTTCGCACTTCCTTAGACCTCGGTGCTAGCCCTG AGGTGAAGCGTGGTTGCCTTCAAGGAGCGAATTCAAGTCTTCTACCTTCAGGAAAACTCAAAGGGAGAGGGATTCAAGTTTTCACCTACAAAGAGCTTGAATTGGCCACAGAAGGATTTAAAGAAGCGAATGTGATAGGAAGTGGAGCTTATGGAGTTGTTTACAGAGCAACACTGAGTGATGGAACTGTGGCAGCAATCAAGATGCTCCGCAAGGAAGCCAGAAGAGGAGAGCGTGGGTTCAGAACTGAG GTGGACTTACTAAGCCGGTGGCGTTCTCCATACTTGGTGGAGATGCTTGGCTATTGTGCAGACCAGAACCACCGGCTTCTCATCTTTGAATTCATGCCCAATGGTAGTCTGCAAAACCACATCCATCCAACAGGAAGCCAACATCAGCCATTGAATTGGGGGACCCGACTGAAGATTGCTCTCGATTGCGCAAGAGCTCTAGAGTTCCTCCATGAGCATGCAATACCAGCTGTCATCCACCGGAACTTCAAATGCAGCAATGTTCTGTTGGATCATAACTTCAGGGCCAGGGCTTCCAATTTCGGATTGGCCAAGATGGGTCCAGACAAGATCAGCGGTCAGTTACCGACGGCGTTGGGGGCTGCAGGCTACATGGCACCTGA ATATGCTTCAATGGGTAAGCTAACAACAAAATCAGATGTTTACAGTTATGGGGTGGTTCTCCTCGAGCTTCTAACAGGCCGCACCCCAGTTGATACAGATCGGCTTCCTGGGGAACATTTTCTAGTCACCTGG GCTCTTCCGAGGTTGACCAACAGGGAGAAAGTCATTCAAATGGTTGATCCAGCTCTACACGGACAGTATTCAAAGAAGGAACTGGTTCAG GTAGCTGCAATTGCTGCTGTCTGTGTGCAACCAGAAGCTGATTACCGACCTCTAATGGCTGATGTTGTGCAGTCTCTAATTCCTCTGGTTAAGAGCCTCTCTTCTACTAATCCTTCAACCTCTTCCAGATTTTACAGCCAAATATTAAGCCCCAGATGTTGA
- the LOC122660470 gene encoding probable serine/threonine-protein kinase PBL7 isoform X2, translating to MGSYNPPLSSTLKFEPIFHSSSSSIVVSLLLFFVILFYNFFFALILVPVFLELMGIRSIVAPPPGLTVQQQHHHHLNSNPQNHHTFRALDISLIVVIPIIISLLLLVAVIILIALLRRLKSTKTTAHGNPTTSSSSRSNNYNNNNNNKNLPQVALRTSLDLGASPEVKRGCLQGANSSLLPSGKLKGRGIQVFTYKELELATEGFKEANVIGSGAYGVVYRATLSDGTVAAIKMLRKEARRGERGFRTEVDLLSRWRSPYLVEMLGYCADQNHRLLIFEFMPNGSLQNHIHPTGSQHQPLNWGTRLKIALDCARALEFLHEHAIPAVIHRNFKCSNVLLDHNFRARASNFGLAKMGPDKISGQLPTALGAAGYMAPEYASMGKLTTKSDVYSYGVVLLELLTGRTPVDTDRLPGEHFLVTWALPRLTNREKVIQMVDPALHGQYSKKELVQVAAIAAVCVQPEADYRPLMADVVQSLIPLVKSLSSTNPSTSSRFYSQILSPRC from the exons ATGGGGTCATATAATCCACCACTCTCATCCactttgaaatttgaacccatttttcattcttcttcttcttctattgttgtctctcttcttctgttctttgtaatcctattttataattttttttttgcccttatCCTTGTTCCTGTATTTCTGGAGCTTATGGGGATTCGTTCTattgttgctcctcctccaggtCTTACTGTGCAGCAGCAGCATCATCATCACCTGAACTCAAATCCTCAAAACCACCACACTTTTCGAGCATTGGATATCTCCCTCATCGTAGTCATTCCCATTATCATCTCACTTCTCTTGCTTGTTGCTGTGATTATCCTCATTGCACTTCTCCGGAGGCTCAAGTCCACCAAAACCACTGCCCATGGCAATCCCACaaccagcagcagcagcagaagcaacaattacaacaacaacaacaacaacaagaatctTCCCCAGGTCGCTCTTCGCACTTCCTTAGACCTCGGTGCTAGCCCTG AGGTGAAGCGTGGTTGCCTTCAAGGAGCGAATTCAAGTCTTCTACCTTCAGGAAAACTCAAAGGGAGAGGGATTCAAGTTTTCACCTACAAAGAGCTTGAATTGGCCACAGAAGGATTTAAAGAAGCGAATGTGATAGGAAGTGGAGCTTATGGAGTTGTTTACAGAGCAACACTGAGTGATGGAACTGTGGCAGCAATCAAGATGCTCCGCAAGGAAGCCAGAAGAGGAGAGCGTGGGTTCAGAACTGAG GTGGACTTACTAAGCCGGTGGCGTTCTCCATACTTGGTGGAGATGCTTGGCTATTGTGCAGACCAGAACCACCGGCTTCTCATCTTTGAATTCATGCCCAATGGTAGTCTGCAAAACCACATCCATCCAACAGGAAGCCAACATCAGCCATTGAATTGGGGGACCCGACTGAAGATTGCTCTCGATTGCGCAAGAGCTCTAGAGTTCCTCCATGAGCATGCAATACCAGCTGTCATCCACCGGAACTTCAAATGCAGCAATGTTCTGTTGGATCATAACTTCAGGGCCAGGGCTTCCAATTTCGGATTGGCCAAGATGGGTCCAGACAAGATCAGCGGTCAGTTACCGACGGCGTTGGGGGCTGCAGGCTACATGGCACCTGA ATATGCTTCAATGGGTAAGCTAACAACAAAATCAGATGTTTACAGTTATGGGGTGGTTCTCCTCGAGCTTCTAACAGGCCGCACCCCAGTTGATACAGATCGGCTTCCTGGGGAACATTTTCTAGTCACCTGG GCTCTTCCGAGGTTGACCAACAGGGAGAAAGTCATTCAAATGGTTGATCCAGCTCTACACGGACAGTATTCAAAGAAGGAACTGGTTCAG GTAGCTGCAATTGCTGCTGTCTGTGTGCAACCAGAAGCTGATTACCGACCTCTAATGGCTGATGTTGTGCAGTCTCTAATTCCTCTGGTTAAGAGCCTCTCTTCTACTAATCCTTCAACCTCTTCCAGATTTTACAGCCAAATATTAAGCCCCAGAT